In Mucinivorans hirudinis, the DNA window CGAAGGACAACATTGAGATTCAAGTAGAAGAGCGCGCACCTGTGCCTATTAATCAGATAGTTGAAAATGCTGATAGCGACATTCCCGAGGCTGCCAAGTTCGACAAGGTGGTTAATAATTTTATGCACCAATGGAGCATTGCGGGGGCTTCGGTGGCAATTATGAAGGATGGTAACCTCATTTACAGCAAAGGATATGGTTATGCCGACGTTGAGAATGGAGTACCGACAGAGGTAAAACATATTTTCAGAGTTGCATCCGTAAGTAAACTAATTACTGCCGTGGGTATTATGAAGTTAGTAGAACAGGGGCGGTTGAGATTGGATGACAAGGTCTTCTCTGCGAGCGGACTTCTGCCCGAATATGATGACTACCGCGACAAACGGATTGAATCCATCACGGTTGAACATCTGCTTCGACATCAGGCGGGCTTTGGTGTGGGCGCGGGAGATGCTATGTTTGATGGGCACAAGATGGGGTTGGAGCTTCCGATGAGTGTCTCTTCACTTGTTCGGTACTCCCTCAAACGTGGTTTGCGCTATTCTCCCGGAAAGAGCACAATATATTCCAATATTGGTTATTTGGTGCTCGAGAGCATTATCGAAAAGGTTACTAATCAACCATATCAAACTTTTATAAAGGATGAAATTTTGGCGCCCGCCGAATGTTTCGATATGCACATCGGGCAAAACCTAAGTAGTCAGAGGCACGAAAACGAGGTAAGATATTACGAGCAGAGTGATGCGGAGCCTATTCCCTCTGCCGATGGCAGTGGACGACTGCTGCCCAAGAGCAACGGGGGTAACAACGTGGAGCTCTTTGGCGGAGCCGGCGGATGGGTAGCCTCGCCCGTGGAGTTGGTGAGGTTTGTTGCTTCCATAGACCCGAATAATCCACACTCGAACGTCCTCTCCAGAGAGAGTATAAAGAGTATGACCATATGCGAGAAATCCAGATTACCTATTGGTTGGATGGGCGTTACTGCAAATGACGATTGGTGGCGCAGTGGCAGTATGGCAGGTACAAGCGCTATGGTCAGACGGCAGAGTAATGGTTACACGTGGGCTTTCATCACCAATACAAGCAACTGGAAAGGGTATGTATTCTCACGGATGATAAACGATATGATGCGCAAGGCTTTTGACAAGGTTGCCGAGTGGCCCGAAAAGGATTTATTTAGCAAAGGGGCGGTTCAGGAGTGAGGCTCACACCCGAATATTATATGCTCAACTTTGAACAACATTTACTAATTTTCAGAAGTCCCCTTTTGCTTATTAATTTATACAACATAAAATACACATAGTAAAATTGAAAATCGTTTTTCAGACCAATTAATTTATGAAATTGTCATAATCTCAAATTTTGAGCATACCAACAGAGATGAGTATCTTTGCCTATTGATTAACTAACACTATGTTCAATGGAAGAGATACTATTTACCCCCTACATTGGGGTTGGTTGCGGGATTGATGTCCATAAGGATTTGATAGTTGCAACCATTCAACGAGGCAACGAAGTTGTCGGCACAAAGGAGTTTGACGGTTTTACCGTTTCCTTGGAATCTTTGCGTGATTGGTGCAAAGATGCGGGTGTCACTCATATTGCGATGGAGAGCACCGGTATTTATTGGAAGCCTGTGTTCAATATTTTGGAGGATGATTTTGAGGTTATTTTGGTTAATGCTCGGCACGTAAAGAATGTGCCTGGTCATAAGACCGACAAGAAGGATAGCAAATGGTTGAGCAAATTATTGGTAAGCGGACTACTCAAAGGTAGCTTTATCCCTCCACGCGACATAAGAGATTTACGAGATTTAGTTCGCTACAAGAAGAAGTTAGTAGCTCATAGTGCATCAGAGAAGAATCGTATAATCAAGATATTGGAGGATTGCAATATCAAGTTATCAAGTGTATTGAGTGATGTTGATGGAGCCGTTGGTCGCAATATCATCAGTGCATTGATAGATGGAGAGAGTGATGTAAATCAATTAATGCGGTTTTATCACGGCAAGATAAAGACACCTCGTAGTGAGTTTGTCAAAGCTTTGCAGGGTAAGGTTAGCGATCATCATCGTTTTATGTTGCAGTTTCATCGAGATGTGATAGCTAATGATGATGCTATGTTGGAGCGGTTGGATGCAGAAATAGCCAAGGCTGTTTCTGATTATGAAGTTGAATTGGAGCTATTGGAGACCATACCGGGTGTTGGGCGAGATAGTGCCATTGGTATTATAAGCGAGATAGGTGTTGATATGGAACGATTTCCTGATGAGAACCATTTAAGTTCTTATTGTGGTGTAAGTCCGGGCAATAATGAGAGTGCCGGTAAAAAAAAAGTACAAAGACCATAAAGGGTAATAGCCATATTACTTCGATATTGGTAGAGTGTGGGTGGGGGGCGACACGTAAGAAGGATTGCTATTTGAAGCGAAAGTATGAGAGTTTGGTAGGCAGACGAGGTAAGAAGCGAGCACTTGTAGCCATTGGGCATAAAATTATTGTAGCCGCATACTTCATTTTGTTGAACAAACAACCATATCGTGAGCCTGAGTTACACGACAAAAATCCTCGCAAGCAGAAGAAGCAGATACGGAACTATTTGAATCGTTTATCGGCATTAGGTGTTGATGTTAGTGTATTTTTATGAAATGGGCTGCATCTCACCAAGCTACATTTTTTATTTCGTTTTAAGCAAGCATTATATTTAAGGCAACAACATAGGTCGCATTTTTTCTGAGACTTCCCTTAGAAGAGCTTGAGTATGAAATTGACCTATGTCCAAAGAGATTTGGGCACAAAATTAAGAACCAACAGGTGTTACCACTGCCTTTATAGGCACGGAGTACGAAGATGAAAATTTAATCTCTTAATTATACCTTAAATAGCTATTATACAAATTAATACAAAAATATACACAGATGAAAGAGCTTTTATTGAAAATTTCAGAGAAGTCGCCTCTAGTTCACAATATCACCAACTTTGTGGTAATGAATAACACAGCAAACGCCCTTCTGGCAATAGGTGCTTCGCCCGTAATGGCACACGCCACAGAAGAGGTGGAGGAGATGGTGGCAATATCTTCGGCGTTGGTAATCAACGTTGGAACGCTAAGTCCTCGGTGGGTAGATGCTATGGAGGTGGCAATGGTCAGGGCTAAGAAGTTAGGAGTGCCCATTGTTTATGACCCTGTTGGAGCAGGGGCAACCTCGTATCGCAATCAGGTAAACGCGCGACTTTTGCAGGCTGCTGCCCCCGATGTTATCCGTGGCAACGGTTCGGAAATTATGGCTCTCGCCCAAAGTGGCGGCATCAAAACCAAAGGCGTGGACTCGACTGCATCATCTGATTCGGCGATTAATGCTGCCCGAATACTATCCGAACAACTTGGTTCAGTGGTGGTTATTAGCGGGCAGACGGACTACATTGTAAGCGGAGGCTGCACGCTCGAAAATAAATTTGGCACACCTCTGATGACCGCCGTCACCGGTATGGGATGTACTGCGACTGCCATATGCGGTGCTTTTGCTGCCGTAGAGAGGGATTTTGCCCGAGCGGCACAAGCAGCTATGGAACTTATGGGACGAGCCGGCGAAGCGGCTCTTGCAAAGACCAACTCTCCGGCTTCGTTCCAGATAGCATTTATAGATTCACTTTATGAATTACGAACAGAGAAAGATGATTTTTAATAGGTTCATATTCTTGTTTTTAACTATTGGTTCTTCACTAATCGCACCCGGGCAGACGCGTGAGGAGCCAATAATGCTAAGAACCCAAAATTGCGATATTCAAGGCTCGTTGCTCATTCCCTTAGGGATTGAGAAGATGGAGGTTGTTTTGATTGTCGGAGATTCCGGACCGACAGACCGAAATGGTAATCAAAACTTTATGGTCAATAATGCCCTGAAAATGTATGCTGTTGCACTAGCCGAGGAAGGCATCGCATCTCTGCGTTTCGATAAGCGCGGAGTTGCTGCAAGTCGAATAAAGGGAGGTGCGGAGGTAACTTTCAGAGAGTATGTGGACGACATAAAGGATTGGATAGCAATGCTTCGCAACGATAGGCGTTTCTCTAAAGTCGTTATTGCCGGTCATACAGAGGGGGCACTTGCCGCCCTAGTTGCCATCTCGGAAAATTGCGCTGTTGATGGTTACATTTCCATAAACGGGATGGGAAATAGTGCTGATTGTGTAATAAAAGAACAACTCTCCCGCAACCAAACTTCCCAAGTAAAGCAAGTAATCAGTTCAATAATAGATAAACTAAACGAAGGTGAAATCACCGAAAATCCTCCGGTTTATCTACGAAACAGCCTTTCTGTTCCGATGCAGAAGTATCTTATTCCCCTCTTCGCCTACCATCCCCGGGAGATGATTAAATCCATCCGCACCCCAATTTTGTTGATGCACGGAGATAAGGATATTCAAATTAGTCCCGAAGAATCAAAAGTTCTACACACAGGCAATAATCGAGCTAAATTGGTGATAGTAAATAATATGAATCACATTTTGAAGGAGTGTGAAACGATGGATCGCGACCAACAATTAGAGACCTTTACCGACCCCTCCATTCCCCTTGCGGACAAATTGGTGGACGAGAGCGTGCGCTTTATTAAGAGTTTATAGGGTTCACCTACCAAAATATACCTTGGCTGCCTTTTTCACCTTGGGGGCGAGCAGTAGTAGAGTGACCATTGAGGGAATAGCCATCAGCGCAAAAGCAGAATCTACAATGCCAATCATCACCCTTAGAGGCATCACGGCACCCACTATCAACATCAAGAGATAAAAATAGTTATAGTACTTTATTGCCCGAGCACCAAATAGGAAATTGGTGCACTTCGCCCCGTAGTACGAGTAGGTGAACATTGTGGAAAAGGCGAATACAACCACCATTACCATAAGCAGATAGTGCCCTAGAATCGGGATAGAGTTCTGGAAAGATTGCAGAGCTATTTGAATACCCTTTACATCGGTGGCATTGTAACCGCCAATAAGGATTGCCAGGGCAGTGAGTGTGCATACCAATCCCGAATCTATCGATGGTCCAATCATCGCCACCAGACCTTCACGTATAGGTTCGCTATTTTTTGATGCCCCGTGCATCATCGACGCTGTACCAACGCCCGCCTCATTCACAAAAATGGCACGTCGCGCACCGATAATCATTGCCGACCCTGCCAATCCACCAATACCTGCACTGAAAGTAAACGCCTCGCTAAAAATTTGTGCAAAGACCGCGGGGACAACCGATAGGTTTGTTATTATAATATATCCGACCAATAGAAAGTATGCAGACACCATTGCCGGCACAAGGCGTGATGCAACCTTCGAAATACGCACGATGCCACCGAGAATAACAACCGACACCAAAACACAAATCACGATTCCGACAAGAACACGAAACATCGTGCTGTCCTCTTCAATAAAGATTGTTGTGACAGCCTCGGCGAGCTGATTTGCCTGCATCAGAGAGAGTGTACCAACCAACCCGAAGAGGGAGAAAAATACCGCCATCGGCTTCCACCGCCTCCCTAAACCTTGAGTAATCATATACATAGTCCCTCCCTGTACTTCGCCCGAGGAGTCTCGCCCTTTGTACATCACGGCAAGCGTTCCTTCGAAAAACTTTGTCGCCATCCCTACAACAGCACTCACCCACATCCAAAAAATCGCCCCCGCCCCTCCCATAGAGAGTGCAATAGCCACACCCGATATACTTCCCATACCCACCGTCGAGGCAATGGCTGAGGTCAGCGCTTCGAACGAAGAGATTTGCCCCGCACCCGTGTCGTCTTTCCTGCCAAGCACTTCAAGTGCTTTTCCATAATACCTAAACGGAACAAAGCCTGAGTAGACCAAAAAGAAAAGTCCGCCACCCATCAGCAGCAAAAATAGGGGCATACCCCATATCCAGTCCCCAAAAGAGACTATAGTCCGAGAAATTATTTCCAACATATTGCATTAAAAACTCTTAAATGGTTTTTACAAGCCTATACGGTGCCACAACTTTTCACACAAAACCGGGCAGAAACTATCAGAAAATTGCCCGTGCTATCTGCTCCACATTGTCAGCCTTACCCATTGTGTAGAAGTGAAGTGCGGGAACGCCGGCATCCTTCAGCTGGCGACACTGCGCGATTGCCCACTCAATACCAACTTCCCGAACGGAGCCGTTATTCTTGCACTTCTCCACTTCACGCACCAAATCCTCGGGTAGATCAACGTGAAAAATTTGGGGTAACAGCGAGAGCTGTTTGAAAGTGGTAAAAGGTTTCAATCCCGCCACTATCGGCACGTTGATGCCCGCCTCGCGGCATAGCCGCACGAACTCAAAATACTTACTGTTATCATAAAACAGCTGAGTGACAATATACTCCGCTCCTGCATCAATCTTTGCTTTGAGGTGTTGAATGTCGGAAGCGAGGTTTGCCGCCTCCGAATGTTTTTCGGGATAGCCCGCCACGCCTATCGAAAAATTAGTAGGTTTAGTAATCTCCATTTCGCTATCCAAAAACTCCCCGCGATTCATTGCCGCAATCTGCCTCACCAATTCAATGGCATTTGAGTGCCCATTTTGGGAGGGGTTAAAAGAGCGTTCTCCGTGGATATTGTCACCGCGCAGAGCAAGCACATTGTTGATTCCGAGAAAGTTCAAATCTATGAGTGCATCCTCGGTATCGAACTTGGAAAAACCTCCGCAAATAAGGTGAGGTACAACTTCGATGTTGTATTTACTCGCAATGGCAGCAGCAATGCCGACTGTTCCGGGGCGTTTTCTTATGGTACGCCTCTCCAACAGGCCATCGCCACGCTCGATAAACTTAATCTCCTCGCGGTGGTAGGTGACGTTTATATATGAGGGGTCGAATGGTGATAAACGGTTGATAGTATCGAATATAGTATCAATATTGTCTCCTTTGAGCGGCGGTAAGAGCTCGAAAGCAAAAAGGGTTTTGCTGGATTGAAAGTTTTCGGTAATTTTCACTTTGCAATAAATTTTGTTTGAAGTCGTGACATTCAATAAAAATCGACGTATTCGGCACAAAGATACAAAAAGAGAGGCACTTTGTAAAATGCCTCTCAAATTTTATAAATTAATGTAGCTCCTGAGCGCCTCCACATACCGCTCGAAGGCATCCACCCCCGCGGGGGTTATTAGGCAGGTGGTCTGAGGCATCTTACCTCGATAACCCTTCTCCACTTGGATATATCCTGCAGTTCGTAACTTCTCGATCTGGACGCTCAGGTTGCCCGAGGTTGCTCCCGTCTTCTCGCGTATGTAGGTGAAGTCGGCACTCTCCACCGAAACCAACAACGAGACCACCGCCAGACGAAGCTCCGAGTGAAGCAAGGGGTCTAACTCTTTGAACATTTCGCACGACAGTTTAGAATATGACCCGGAATTATCATCGAAACTATGAACATCAACATAAAGACGTAGATGTAGTACTGGGTAAAGAACATTCCGAAACTCAGTACTATTGCCGCAAAGCCGCCAATAATCAAAGGACGAAAACGAAGTACCAAGCCCGAGAGAGTAACCCCAATGCAGAGTATTGTGGAGAGGATAGGAATCATAACAAAACCGATGATATGTTTGGTCAGGTCACCCATAATCGTTGTAGAAATCAGCACGATAGGGAATAGCATTGCGACAATGCCGATTGTTATCCATATGTAGCCTATAAAGCGGTCAATATAGGTGCTAACCTGCTTGGGTCGTTTGCGCAGAACGTTCCACGTGCCGCCCCATCCGATAATCGGTATCGCCCACCACGCCCAGTTGGAAATGTCGCCATAGCCTAAGTAGACCAAGGCGACAACTACTGCCGAGACCAAGAGCGATGTGTAGCCCCAAATCAAAAAGATTGTTCCGCCGCCACGCTCAAGTTTTCGTTGGCTTTGGCGAATCATTGCAGCGATTAGTTCTAAACTCTGCTGCGAATTTAGTGTTTTTTCTTCCATTAGTTTATTTGTTAAATTACGCTGCAAAGATAAACTAGTTTATAATATAAACCAAATCTTTTTTCAAAAAAGTTATCTGAACAACCTCAATTTATTAATTTCAACAACTTCGGATGAATAATAGCAATTTTTATGACAGCTAAAGCGCTATCCACTAGAATATGCCATCATAGGTAACATAAACACCTTCACCTTAATGAGTAAATAAGACGATAAAAAAGGTAGCTTTGTATCCTAAATACCTATCTATTTATGATATCCATTCGTGTAAAACACAGACCATCAACCATCCCCAACAAGGAGGGAGTTATCTATTATCAACTTATTCATAATCGGGTAAGTAAACTCATAAACACCTCATACAGGTTATACACTAATGAGTGGGATAAGGAAAATTCGATAATCAACATAGCCAAGGCGGGATACCACCGTCGGGCATATTTGCACAATATCGAAAATCAGATTCTTCGAGATATCAACAACCTCCAGAGAATCGCCACCCAAGGTGGCGACATCGCATCCGTAATAAAGGATTACTCCAGACTTGGTAAAGAAAATTTGCTATTTTGTTTTGCCGAGCGTATTGCCGGTGAATTAACGTCCCAAGGGCGGACAAAGAGTTCAATTTCGTACAAAACGGCATTGAGAAGTTTTTCGACATTTCGCAATGGAAATGACATAGCCCTTAGTGAAATAAAGCCCCCTATAATTAAGCAATACGAACAATATCTGCGTGCAAAACAGGTATGTAACAACTCGGTTTCCTTCTATATGAGGATTCTGAGGGCTATCTATAATCGCGCCGTTGAAGAGGGTTTTTGCGAGCAATGTTTCCCATTCAAGGGCGTATATGTGGGCATAGATAAGACTATCAAACGAGCCGTCGAAGAAGATGTCATATCACGGCTCAAGGCGGCAGACTTATCCGATAGACGCAGAATAGAATTTGCGCGCGATATGTTTATGTTCAGTTTTTACACTCGCGGAATGGCGTTTGTGGATATAGCGCACCTGACACACGCCAATATCAAAGATGACTACATTGTCTATCAGCGACACAAGACCGGTCAGGAATTGATTATCAAAATAGAACCTTGCCTGAGGCATATTATTGCAAAATATAGCGATGCAGAGAGTAAATATTTGCTTCCAATACTTACGGGAGAGAATCCGAATTATGAAAGCGCGCTACGACTACAAAATATACGCCTGAAAAAATTATCGGAATTACTGGGCTTGACCCCTCACTTAACCTCTTATGTGGCACGACATAGCTGGGCTACTCTTGCCAAACGCAAGGGTGTCTCCACACAAATAATAAGCGAATGTATGGGACACAGCAACGAAAAAACCACACTCATATATCTATCATCATTAGATCGCTCGGTCATCGACCAAGCTAATGCCAAACTACTCGCCGAAATATGATTTCTCCACATTATTAACTCTTGGGCAATTTACTTCGTGAATTTTATGACTATAAAGTTCACGAAGTAAATTGCCCAAGTGTTAGTAAGACACGCCAAATATACCTCACTCGTGAATCTATGCCAATGCTAAGATTCAATAAACAATGATCCATTCATTTTTAACAATTTGCCAATAATTACATAGCAGGAAACCAATCACACAATGGTTATATTATTGACTCCTATGCAGTTCGGATTAAATCCAATCATTGCATTGATAAGCGATATTTTAGCATACTTAGTGAGCGAGTCGGGCGTGATGTCGGCTGTGGTGATTGTGCCCTCCTCTATCAGTCGGGCGCGGCAAGTTCCCGCAAGCAGTGGTTTTGCAGGGGTTACCCACCTGCTGCCGTCGAACAACACGATATTGGCAATGCCGGTATCAGTCAGTATGCCGTCACGAACAATCAGAATATCATCGCACTCCCCGCGTGTTTCGCGAAGTTTATCTATCGCTGAACGGTCTAGATACTTTTTATCGTAACGAATCGAACCCCCGTCTACCAATTTAAGCGTCTCAAATAGCCGCACGGTATAGGGCGTAAGCTGATGCTCCACAATGCCTTCCGAGCTATATACAATTCGCAATTTGAAACACCCAGACTGCGGCAAACGTATGTTTTTTAAGTAGTTATCAAGATTAATACGGTTGCCGAGCACGCTCCGCGCAACGCGCTGTTGGTGGTAGTCAAGGTGGTGCACCCTACCCTGCTCCACTCGTATGGTCTCAAATAATAGGCACATATATTTTTGCTAATAATTCGGCATATTCCTCCTCAGCATTACTCTGTGCAGTTATCCCGCCTCCGCTCCGAAAGTAATAATCACCCTGCGCACACTTCTCTATGTAGCGGATAATCACGCAACTATCCAACCCGATACCGTCATACACACCCATCACTCCGGTGTAGAACCCTCTCTTTGTCGGCTCCACCTCCTCGATAATCTCCATCGTCCGCACTTTGGGTGCACCACTGATGCTACCCGCCGGCAAAACCCTCAAAATAATATCTCCGAGCCTCTCGCGCCAACGGTCATCCAACTTTCCGCTAATCTTTGAGCTCGTCTGAAACACTTTCCCATTTGCCGTTGTAATTGCTTCGGTATAACGAAACTTTTCGACCTCCACATCTCGCGAAATCATAGACAGGTCGTTACGAATAAGGTCTACTATGGTATGGTGCTCGCAAAGCTCCTTACAGCTCTCTATCAACGCTTTTTCATCTTTTGACGTACCCTTCATCGGGCAGCAACTAACAACATCATTTTCTATTCTCAAAAATGGTTCGGGAGAGTAAAATAGAAATTCATCCTCTATCATAAATTTATATCCGGCTCTCGAATTGAGATATATGCTACTCATATCCAAATCATTAACCAGACGTGATGCAAACGTCAGATTGAGCAGATAGCTATCTCCGTGGTGGATATGTTCCATCACGCGGTCGAAATATTTTTTGTAGTCATCAAACAAAATCGGCTCAACTCTAAGATCAGTTTCGTGCGGGTCTGCCACCACTCTTCGTCCAATCTCCACACCATCAATCGCGCACGCAATTCCGTTGCTCGCCAACTCTGTGAGTTTTATCACCGCGCCTTTTTCCGCCTTATAATCAACAAGAAAAAGAAATGGTATCCGTGCAGCAGCGAGGTGATTTACCTGCTCACGAATCTGTTCACGGCTAATGTACTCCATACAAAAAATTGTTGATGATGCTCAATCCGTTTTCGGTAATATAAGATTCGGGGTGAAATTGCACGCCGCAAACCCGCTTGGTGATATGTTCTACGCCCATTATCAACCCCTTGTCATCCACCGCCGTCGCCCTAAGCTCCGCCGGCAGCAACTCCG includes these proteins:
- a CDS encoding Beta-lactamase, with amino-acid sequence MVPRRRRLKKKVRYTLFFIVIFALFISLRGWRVFASDTKDNIEIQVEERAPVPINQIVENADSDIPEAAKFDKVVNNFMHQWSIAGASVAIMKDGNLIYSKGYGYADVENGVPTEVKHIFRVASVSKLITAVGIMKLVEQGRLRLDDKVFSASGLLPEYDDYRDKRIESITVEHLLRHQAGFGVGAGDAMFDGHKMGLELPMSVSSLVRYSLKRGLRYSPGKSTIYSNIGYLVLESIIEKVTNQPYQTFIKDEILAPAECFDMHIGQNLSSQRHENEVRYYEQSDAEPIPSADGSGRLLPKSNGGNNVELFGGAGGWVASPVELVRFVASIDPNNPHSNVLSRESIKSMTICEKSRLPIGWMGVTANDDWWRSGSMAGTSAMVRRQSNGYTWAFITNTSNWKGYVFSRMINDMMRKAFDKVAEWPEKDLFSKGAVQE
- a CDS encoding Mobile element protein; translated protein: MEEILFTPYIGVGCGIDVHKDLIVATIQRGNEVVGTKEFDGFTVSLESLRDWCKDAGVTHIAMESTGIYWKPVFNILEDDFEVILVNARHVKNVPGHKTDKKDSKWLSKLLVSGLLKGSFIPPRDIRDLRDLVRYKKKLVAHSASEKNRIIKILEDCNIKLSSVLSDVDGAVGRNIISALIDGESDVNQLMRFYHGKIKTPRSEFVKALQGKVSDHHRFMLQFHRDVIANDDAMLERLDAEIAKAVSDYEVELELLETIPGVGRDSAIGIISEIGVDMERFPDENHLSSYCGVSPGNNESAGKKKVQRP
- a CDS encoding Hydroxyethylthiazole kinase, whose product is MKELLLKISEKSPLVHNITNFVVMNNTANALLAIGASPVMAHATEEVEEMVAISSALVINVGTLSPRWVDAMEVAMVRAKKLGVPIVYDPVGAGATSYRNQVNARLLQAAAPDVIRGNGSEIMALAQSGGIKTKGVDSTASSDSAINAARILSEQLGSVVVISGQTDYIVSGGCTLENKFGTPLMTAVTGMGCTATAICGAFAAVERDFARAAQAAMELMGRAGEAALAKTNSPASFQIAFIDSLYELRTEKDDF
- a CDS encoding Hydrolase, alpha/beta fold family gives rise to the protein MEVVLIVGDSGPTDRNGNQNFMVNNALKMYAVALAEEGIASLRFDKRGVAASRIKGGAEVTFREYVDDIKDWIAMLRNDRRFSKVVIAGHTEGALAALVAISENCAVDGYISINGMGNSADCVIKEQLSRNQTSQVKQVISSIIDKLNEGEITENPPVYLRNSLSVPMQKYLIPLFAYHPREMIKSIRTPILLMHGDKDIQISPEESKVLHTGNNRAKLVIVNNMNHILKECETMDRDQQLETFTDPSIPLADKLVDESVRFIKSL
- a CDS encoding Sodium:alanine symporter, producing MPLFLLLMGGGLFFLVYSGFVPFRYYGKALEVLGRKDDTGAGQISSFEALTSAIASTVGMGSISGVAIALSMGGAGAIFWMWVSAVVGMATKFFEGTLAVMYKGRDSSGEVQGGTMYMITQGLGRRWKPMAVFFSLFGLVGTLSLMQANQLAEAVTTIFIEEDSTMFRVLVGIVICVLVSVVILGGIVRISKVASRLVPAMVSAYFLLVGYIIITNLSVVPAVFAQIFSEAFTFSAGIGGLAGSAMIIGARRAIFVNEAGVGTASMMHGASKNSEPIREGLVAMIGPSIDSGLVCTLTALAILIGGYNATDVKGIQIALQSFQNSIPILGHYLLMVMVVVFAFSTMFTYSYYGAKCTNFLFGARAIKYYNYFYLLMLIVGAVMPLRVMIGIVDSAFALMAIPSMVTLLLLAPKVKKAAKVYFGR
- a CDS encoding 5,10-methylenetetrahydrofolate reductase, whose translation is MKITENFQSSKTLFAFELLPPLKGDNIDTIFDTINRLSPFDPSYINVTYHREEIKFIERGDGLLERRTIRKRPGTVGIAAAIASKYNIEVVPHLICGGFSKFDTEDALIDLNFLGINNVLALRGDNIHGERSFNPSQNGHSNAIELVRQIAAMNRGEFLDSEMEITKPTNFSIGVAGYPEKHSEAANLASDIQHLKAKIDAGAEYIVTQLFYDNSKYFEFVRLCREAGINVPIVAGLKPFTTFKQLSLLPQIFHVDLPEDLVREVEKCKNNGSVREVGIEWAIAQCRQLKDAGVPALHFYTMGKADNVEQIARAIF
- a CDS encoding marR/emrR family transcriptional regulator, yielding MFKELDPLLHSELRLAVVSLLVSVESADFTYIREKTGATSGNLSVQIEKLRTAGYIQVEKGYRGKMPQTTCLITPAGVDAFERYVEALRSYINL
- a CDS encoding putative membrane protein: MEEKTLNSQQSLELIAAMIRQSQRKLERGGGTIFLIWGYTSLLVSAVVVALVYLGYGDISNWAWWAIPIIGWGGTWNVLRKRPKQVSTYIDRFIGYIWITIGIVAMLFPIVLISTTIMGDLTKHIIGFVMIPILSTILCIGVTLSGLVLRFRPLIIGGFAAIVLSFGMFFTQYYIYVFMLMFIVSMIIPGHILNCRAKCSKS
- a CDS encoding Integrase, which produces MISIRVKHRPSTIPNKEGVIYYQLIHNRVSKLINTSYRLYTNEWDKENSIINIAKAGYHRRAYLHNIENQILRDINNLQRIATQGGDIASVIKDYSRLGKENLLFCFAERIAGELTSQGRTKSSISYKTALRSFSTFRNGNDIALSEIKPPIIKQYEQYLRAKQVCNNSVSFYMRILRAIYNRAVEEGFCEQCFPFKGVYVGIDKTIKRAVEEDVISRLKAADLSDRRRIEFARDMFMFSFYTRGMAFVDIAHLTHANIKDDYIVYQRHKTGQELIIKIEPCLRHIIAKYSDAESKYLLPILTGENPNYESALRLQNIRLKKLSELLGLTPHLTSYVARHSWATLAKRKGVSTQIISECMGHSNEKTTLIYLSSLDRSVIDQANAKLLAEI
- a CDS encoding Aminodeoxychorismate lyase, with amino-acid sequence MCLLFETIRVEQGRVHHLDYHQQRVARSVLGNRINLDNYLKNIRLPQSGCFKLRIVYSSEGIVEHQLTPYTVRLFETLKLVDGGSIRYDKKYLDRSAIDKLRETRGECDDILIVRDGILTDTGIANIVLFDGSRWVTPAKPLLAGTCRARLIEEGTITTADITPDSLTKYAKISLINAMIGFNPNCIGVNNITIV
- a CDS encoding Para-aminobenzoate synthase, aminase component, whose amino-acid sequence is MEYISREQIREQVNHLAAARIPFLFLVDYKAEKGAVIKLTELASNGIACAIDGVEIGRRVVADPHETDLRVEPILFDDYKKYFDRVMEHIHHGDSYLLNLTFASRLVNDLDMSSIYLNSRAGYKFMIEDEFLFYSPEPFLRIENDVVSCCPMKGTSKDEKALIESCKELCEHHTIVDLIRNDLSMISRDVEVEKFRYTEAITTANGKVFQTSSKISGKLDDRWRERLGDIILRVLPAGSISGAPKVRTMEIIEEVEPTKRGFYTGVMGVYDGIGLDSCVIIRYIEKCAQGDYYFRSGGGITAQSNAEEEYAELLAKIYVPII